A window from Gorilla gorilla gorilla isolate KB3781 chromosome 21, NHGRI_mGorGor1-v2.1_pri, whole genome shotgun sequence encodes these proteins:
- the LOC101148069 gene encoding cystatin-9 yields the protein MSSPQKRKALPWALSLLLMGFQLLVTYAWCSEEEMGGNNKIVQDPTFLATVEFALNTFNVQSKEEHAYRLLRVLSSWREDSMDRKWRGKMVFSMNLQLRQTVCRKFEDDIENCPFQESLELNNVRQGISFPQVHSCGCCMGCGVGTGAADKAIPRDKGK from the exons ATGTCGAGTCCGCAGAAGAGGAAGGCTCTGCCCTGGGCACTGTCACTGCTTCTCATGGGCTTCCAGCTCCTGGTGACTTATGCCTGGTGTTCTGAAGAGGAAATGGGTGGTAATAATAAAATAGTCCAGGATCCTACGTTCCTCGCCACAGTGGAGTTTGCCTTGAACACTTTCAACGTGCAGAGCAAGGAGGAGCATGCCTACAGGCTGTTGCGCGTCCTGAGTTCATGGAGGGAGGATAGCATGGACAGAAAG TGGCGAGGTAAGATGGTGTTCTCCATGAATCTGCAACTGCGCCAAACCGTATGTAGGAAATTTGAAGATGACATTGAAAACTGCCCTTTTCAAGAAAGCCTGGAGCTGAACAATGTAAGACAGGGTATCAGCTTTCCTCAGGTCCACAGCTGTGGATGCTGCATGGGGTGTGGTGTGGGCACAGGAGCAGCTGACAAAGCCATTCCGAGGGACAAAGGGAAGTGA